A single genomic interval of Helianthus annuus cultivar XRQ/B chromosome 13, HanXRQr2.0-SUNRISE, whole genome shotgun sequence harbors:
- the LOC110897280 gene encoding G-type lectin S-receptor-like serine/threonine-protein kinase At5g35370: MNTPLVSSILLALFLISSCYSVTAQPFDYPTAKLSTTWTNKKSAPHSIPFTDGSTVRAILLRSGSFGSRFACGFYCNGTCDSYLFAVFIVQTNSGSGIVGPAIAFPQVVWSANRNHPVKLGAKLNLNKAGDLVLRDADGSLVWSTNTAGKQVTGMQITETGNLVLVDARKRIVWQSFDHPTDSLVPGQKLFEGQKLVASVSSTNWRKGLYSVEVTNKGLFGYLETKQRRVYYKYVVNGPDRSKERSYVRFLNGSLALFIHSAEPSRPDGVIRVSLASSDSAQYMKLMPDGHLKVLEWSWQTGWRVVADLFGVRRRSM, from the coding sequence ATGAATACACCATTAGTTTCTAGTATTCTCCTTGCTCTCTTCCTCATCTCATCTTGCTACTCAGTCACCGCCCAGCCCTTCGACTACCCTACCGCAAAGCTTTCCACCACATGGACCAACAAAAAGTCCGCACCCCACTCCATTCCCTTCACAGACGGCTCAACGGTCCGAGCCATCCTCCTTAGATCAGGATCATTCGGATCGAGGTTCGCCTGTGGGTTCTACTGTAACGGGACCTGTGACTCTTACCTCTTCGCGGTCTTCATAGTCCAAACCAACAGCGGGTCGGGTATTGTTGGACCGGCTATCGCGTTCCCTCAAGTTGTTTGGTCAGCCAACCGAAACCATCCTGTTAAACTCGGTGCAAAACTAAACCTTAACAAAGCCGGAGATTTAGTGCTCCGTGATGCCGATGGTAGCCTTGTTTGGTCTACCAACACAGCTGGAAAACAAGTTACTGGCATGCAAATAACCGAGACTGGAAACCTAGTATTGGTTGATGCTCGTAAGAGGATTGTTTGGCAATCTTTTGATCACCCGACAGACAGTTTGGTACCCGGGCAAAAACTGTTTGAAGGACAGAAGCTGGTTGCTAGTGTTTCTTCAACAAATTGGAGGAAAGGTTTGTATTCTGTTGAGGTTACTAATAAGGGTTTGTTTGGTTATCTTGAAACAAAACAACGTCGAGTTTATTACAAGTATGTGGTCAATGGGCCTGATAGAAGTAAAGAAAGAAGTTATGTTAGGTTCCTCAATGGAAGTTTGGCTTTGTTCATTCATTCAGCCGAGCCGAGTCGTCCGGATGGTGTGATTCGGGTGTCGCTAGCATCATCGGATTCGGCTCAGTATATGAAACTAATGCCCGATGGGCATTTGAAAGTGTTAGAATGGAGTTGGCAGACCGGGTGGCGGGTGGTGGCTGATTTGTTTGGGGTTCGTCGCCGGAGTATGTAA